From one Anabas testudineus chromosome 18, fAnaTes1.2, whole genome shotgun sequence genomic stretch:
- the zgc:92664 gene encoding chromatin complexes subunit BAP18 isoform X1: MTSASTKVGEIFSAAGAAFTKLGELTMQLHPVADSSPAGGQTKSTVKRKLYEEGALPTSSDGPKKVIKKATATVTIATQGTPTIITVPTAQVTVTSGIQAPASSQLPLKKQKTADVTLSALNDSDVNSDLVDIEELGEGSNSKKLNNFDQDNLNLDSSLIMNPSDLPLLSR; the protein is encoded by the exons ATGACATCAGCTTCTACTAAA gttgGGGAAatcttctctgctgctggagctgctttcACCAAACTAGGAGAGCTCACCATGCAGCTTCATCCAGTGGCAGACTCCAGCCCTGCAGG TGGTCAGACAAAGAGTACAGTGAAGAGAAAACTGTATGAAGAAGGAGCTCTGCCCACTTCCTCTGATGGGCCTAAAAAAGTCATCAAGAAAGCCACAGCTACAGTCACCATAGCAACACAGGGTACTCCAACCATCATCACTGTGCCCACAGCTCAAGTTACAGTGACATCAGGAATACAGGCTCCTGCCTCCAGTCAGCTCCCactgaaaaaacagaagactgCAG ATGTGACCCTCAGTGCTCTGAATGACTCAGACGTCAACAGTGATCTTGTGGACATTGAGGAACTGGGTGAGGGATCTAACTCCAAAAAATTGAACAACTTTGATCAAG ATAACCTGAACCTGGACTCCAGCCTAATCATGAATCCAAGTGACCTTCCTTTACTTTCTCGTTGA
- the zgc:92664 gene encoding chromatin complexes subunit BAP18 isoform X2, translated as MTSASTKVGEIFSAAGAAFTKLGELTMQLHPVADSSPAGGQTKSTVKRKLYEEGALPTSSDGPKKVIKKATATVTIATQGTPTIITVPTAQVTVTSGIQAPASSQLPLKKQKTADVTLSALNDSDVNSDLVDIEELDNLNLDSSLIMNPSDLPLLSR; from the exons ATGACATCAGCTTCTACTAAA gttgGGGAAatcttctctgctgctggagctgctttcACCAAACTAGGAGAGCTCACCATGCAGCTTCATCCAGTGGCAGACTCCAGCCCTGCAGG TGGTCAGACAAAGAGTACAGTGAAGAGAAAACTGTATGAAGAAGGAGCTCTGCCCACTTCCTCTGATGGGCCTAAAAAAGTCATCAAGAAAGCCACAGCTACAGTCACCATAGCAACACAGGGTACTCCAACCATCATCACTGTGCCCACAGCTCAAGTTACAGTGACATCAGGAATACAGGCTCCTGCCTCCAGTCAGCTCCCactgaaaaaacagaagactgCAG ATGTGACCCTCAGTGCTCTGAATGACTCAGACGTCAACAGTGATCTTGTGGACATTGAGGAACTGG ATAACCTGAACCTGGACTCCAGCCTAATCATGAATCCAAGTGACCTTCCTTTACTTTCTCGTTGA